One genomic region from Rhodococcus sp. SBT000017 encodes:
- the mqo gene encoding malate dehydrogenase (quinone), which translates to MDDVILVGGGIMSATLGTLLQRLEPRWSIRVLERLPRVAAEASAGWNNAGTGHAGLCETNYTTLRSDGSVDIDRAVGIAEQFATTRRFWSTLPRVNFVRPVPHMTLVRGADNVEFLRARHSALRAHPLFEAMEYTEDAAVLRQWAPLVAEGRTGQWAATRDATGTDVDFGAATRQLFEAMEVAGASVETGREVRGLSQDRDGSWRLDVRGGRPVERARFVFVGAGGWALKLLRRAAIPEARGYGLLPISGQFLRSDRPELVDRHHAKVYGMPSFGAPPMSVPHLDTRIVDGRSSILFGPYAGANPKFLKHGSMLDLPRSVGRDNIGSLLSMARKNTPLIGLLLSELTATRSRKIAALREFLPYAESADWSITNAGQRAQIVKDGALQFGTEVVASQDGTIAAVLGASPGASTAVPIMIELLTRCFPERQWDSHMRELLSG; encoded by the coding sequence ATGGACGACGTCATCCTCGTCGGCGGCGGAATCATGAGTGCAACGCTCGGGACACTGCTGCAGCGACTGGAACCGCGCTGGTCGATTCGGGTGCTCGAGCGATTGCCTCGCGTGGCAGCGGAAGCATCCGCCGGATGGAACAACGCCGGAACCGGTCATGCCGGACTGTGCGAGACCAACTACACGACACTGCGATCCGACGGGTCCGTCGACATCGATCGAGCCGTGGGGATCGCCGAGCAGTTCGCGACTACCCGTCGCTTCTGGTCGACGCTTCCTCGGGTGAACTTCGTGCGCCCGGTGCCGCACATGACGCTCGTACGAGGTGCCGACAACGTCGAGTTTCTGCGCGCACGGCACAGTGCGTTGCGCGCGCACCCGCTGTTCGAGGCGATGGAGTACACCGAAGACGCTGCAGTACTTCGGCAATGGGCACCGCTCGTGGCAGAGGGCAGGACGGGGCAGTGGGCGGCGACCCGAGATGCGACGGGTACCGACGTCGACTTCGGTGCAGCGACGCGGCAGCTGTTCGAGGCCATGGAGGTCGCAGGCGCGAGCGTCGAGACCGGCCGTGAAGTGCGAGGGTTGAGTCAGGATCGCGATGGATCCTGGCGACTCGACGTACGCGGCGGTCGACCGGTGGAGCGCGCTCGCTTCGTGTTCGTCGGAGCCGGTGGCTGGGCTCTGAAGTTGCTGCGCAGAGCTGCAATTCCCGAGGCGCGAGGCTACGGACTGTTGCCGATCAGCGGACAGTTCCTACGCTCCGATCGACCCGAGCTGGTCGATCGGCACCACGCCAAGGTGTACGGGATGCCATCCTTCGGAGCTCCGCCGATGTCGGTGCCGCACCTGGATACTCGCATCGTCGACGGCCGGAGTTCGATTCTGTTCGGACCGTATGCCGGGGCGAACCCGAAGTTTCTGAAACACGGATCGATGCTGGACCTTCCGCGATCGGTCGGTAGGGACAACATCGGCTCATTGCTGTCGATGGCCCGCAAGAACACTCCGTTGATCGGATTGCTGCTCTCCGAGTTGACCGCCACGAGAAGCAGGAAGATCGCGGCCCTGCGTGAATTTCTGCCGTACGCCGAATCGGCGGACTGGTCCATCACCAACGCCGGTCAGCGCGCTCAGATCGTGAAGGACGGTGCGCTGCAGTTCGGCACCGAAGTGGTTGCCTCGCAGGATGGCACGATTGCCGCGGTACTCGGCGCGTCGCCCGGTGCGTCCACGGCCGTGCCCATCATGATCGAGCTGTTGACTCGGTGCTTCCCGGAACGACAGTGGGACTCTCACATGCGGGAGCTGCTCAGCGGCTAG
- a CDS encoding TetR family transcriptional regulator, whose amino-acid sequence MPRLTRTAVVDAALDVAYRRGLDSLTIRKIATELGVSPMAIYWHVENKDELLDAMGDRVCQDLEITVDPTAAWWDQLRTVHEDFMRALRAHPGAATIVVPRMLFSPNSRAAMELSLKLLREAGFSVPDATQLARQGVRVAISLITEPLFTGLDVEPERRAHVEQEVASTMESLDPQEFPNILAAAPHLADATARAAFEKLGLDTFIAGVRALAREKDISS is encoded by the coding sequence ATGCCCCGCCTGACCAGGACTGCCGTCGTCGATGCCGCACTGGACGTCGCATACCGTCGCGGACTGGACTCGCTCACCATCCGCAAGATCGCCACCGAACTCGGCGTCTCCCCCATGGCGATCTACTGGCACGTCGAGAACAAGGACGAGCTACTCGACGCCATGGGCGACCGCGTCTGCCAGGACCTCGAGATCACCGTGGATCCCACCGCCGCGTGGTGGGACCAACTGCGCACCGTGCACGAGGACTTCATGCGCGCCCTGCGCGCACACCCGGGGGCCGCGACTATCGTGGTGCCGCGAATGCTGTTCTCTCCCAACAGCAGAGCCGCGATGGAACTCAGCCTGAAGCTCCTGCGTGAGGCCGGCTTCTCCGTTCCCGACGCCACCCAACTCGCCCGCCAGGGTGTTCGGGTCGCCATTTCGCTGATCACGGAGCCTTTGTTCACCGGTCTCGATGTCGAACCGGAGCGTCGGGCACACGTCGAGCAGGAGGTGGCGTCGACGATGGAATCCCTCGATCCCCAGGAGTTCCCGAACATCCTCGCTGCCGCCCCGCATCTGGCCGATGCCACGGCTCGGGCAGCGTTCGAGAAGCTCGGTCTCGACACATTCATCGCGGGCGTCCGGGCCCTTGCCCGGGAGAAGGACATTTCGTCCTGA
- a CDS encoding primary-amine oxidase, which yields MTFHPLDPLSSDEFAAVAEVLGRDHGVGDGWRYASIEMIEPAKSEIAAFDADGTVPARRAVSVVLNRNENTTFKAVVSLDDRTTESWTHIPDVQPNFTVDEWEEADAALRAHPDVIAALADRGITDLDLEFMDTWTYGEAVTPEKYKGRRLGWSDTWVKAAEGANPYAGPVGGFHCVIDVNTMELLEIEDTYRVERPEIMGEYVPRHIPERIRNSSTRPPLKPLEITQTDGPSFELDGNELTWQNWSLRVGFNYREGMTLHAVNYNDNGNVRSVANRMSFAEMVVPYRDHTEDHYRRTAFDIGEWGLGFMTTSLELGCDCLGEIRYLDAVLHNSKGEPYTITNAICIHEEDNAVLWKHVDHDAGAEVRRMRRLTVSFHATVANYEYLVYWRFYQDGNIECEVRATGIMVVTHFDEGGSHPSGTLVDNRTYAPYHQHFLVARLDLDIDGTENTVYASETQRVPMGPDNPYGLALTQVNTPLTTESEGKQDYDWNTQKAWKVVNDNVTNGLGTRPAYKLVPGAAIPSMFDPASPIFQRAQVIGHTVWVTPNSPDERWPSGEFVNQSGVDHGLPEWTEKDRSIENTDVVVWYTFGIHHITRPEDWPVMPADTVSFWLKPFGFFDRNPSLDVVASEQKHCHTDPGSTCH from the coding sequence ATGACCTTTCATCCCCTCGATCCCCTGTCCAGCGACGAATTCGCCGCCGTGGCCGAGGTTCTCGGCCGCGATCACGGCGTCGGCGACGGCTGGCGCTACGCCTCGATCGAAATGATCGAACCCGCCAAGTCCGAGATCGCCGCGTTCGACGCGGACGGCACCGTGCCTGCGCGTCGAGCAGTCTCGGTGGTGTTGAACCGCAACGAGAACACCACCTTCAAGGCCGTGGTGTCGCTCGACGACCGCACCACCGAATCGTGGACACACATCCCCGACGTGCAGCCCAACTTCACCGTCGACGAGTGGGAAGAGGCCGACGCGGCCCTGCGTGCCCACCCCGATGTGATTGCTGCCCTTGCCGATCGCGGTATCACCGATCTGGATCTGGAGTTCATGGACACCTGGACCTACGGCGAGGCGGTGACGCCCGAGAAGTACAAGGGTCGACGCCTCGGCTGGTCCGACACGTGGGTCAAAGCTGCGGAGGGTGCCAATCCCTACGCCGGACCGGTGGGCGGATTCCACTGCGTGATCGACGTGAACACGATGGAATTGCTCGAGATCGAGGACACGTATCGCGTCGAGCGGCCGGAGATCATGGGCGAGTACGTCCCTCGCCATATCCCGGAGCGAATCAGGAATTCGAGCACACGTCCACCCTTGAAGCCCCTCGAGATCACTCAAACAGATGGGCCCTCGTTCGAGCTCGACGGCAACGAGTTGACGTGGCAGAACTGGTCGCTGCGGGTGGGATTCAACTACCGCGAGGGCATGACGCTGCACGCCGTCAACTACAACGACAACGGCAACGTGCGGTCCGTGGCGAATCGAATGTCGTTCGCGGAGATGGTCGTTCCCTATCGCGATCACACCGAGGATCACTATCGGCGCACCGCGTTCGACATCGGCGAGTGGGGCCTGGGCTTCATGACCACCTCGCTCGAGCTCGGCTGCGACTGTCTCGGCGAGATCCGGTACCTCGACGCGGTGCTGCACAACAGCAAGGGTGAGCCGTACACGATCACCAACGCGATCTGCATTCACGAGGAAGACAACGCCGTGCTGTGGAAGCACGTCGATCATGACGCCGGGGCCGAGGTGCGACGGATGCGTCGACTCACGGTCAGCTTCCATGCCACGGTGGCGAACTACGAGTACCTCGTCTACTGGCGGTTCTATCAGGACGGCAACATCGAGTGCGAGGTCCGTGCGACGGGCATCATGGTCGTCACCCACTTCGACGAAGGCGGCTCCCATCCGTCCGGAACGCTGGTCGACAATCGGACCTACGCGCCCTATCACCAGCACTTCCTGGTCGCCCGGCTCGATCTGGACATCGACGGCACCGAGAACACCGTGTACGCCAGTGAGACGCAACGGGTTCCGATGGGCCCCGACAATCCTTACGGTCTCGCGCTGACTCAGGTCAACACCCCTCTCACCACCGAGTCCGAGGGCAAGCAGGATTACGACTGGAACACCCAGAAGGCATGGAAGGTCGTCAACGACAACGTCACCAACGGCCTCGGCACCCGGCCCGCCTACAAGTTGGTTCCGGGAGCGGCGATCCCGTCCATGTTCGATCCCGCGTCGCCGATCTTCCAGCGCGCCCAGGTGATCGGCCACACCGTCTGGGTCACCCCCAATTCGCCCGACGAGCGTTGGCCCAGCGGCGAGTTCGTCAACCAGAGCGGCGTCGACCACGGACTGCCGGAGTGGACCGAAAAGGATCGCAGCATCGAGAACACCGATGTCGTCGTCTGGTACACCTTCGGCATCCATCACATCACTCGGCCGGAGGACTGGCCGGTGATGCCCGCGGATACGGTCTCGTTCTGGCTCAAGCCGTTCGGATTCTTCGATCGCAATCCCTCGCTCGACGTCGTGGCGTCGGAGCAGAAGCATTGCCACACCGATCCCGGTAGCACCTGTCATTAG
- a CDS encoding universal stress protein, producing the protein MRLIVGYQATPSGADGIALGATLARSLHASLDIALVLPQERPVPSKAPVEAGYDDILIDQATEWLAEALKLVPEDVQARAHLLFDESFAQGLLDAVREFDAYMIVVGAAGDGLLGRHSIGTVTSDLLHVAHVPLALAPRGYRHSPPQRIREITCAIGNRPGAAELVEAATDLSVTAELPLRLLSLVSAEEQSTRGQSGLAKAEEVLRTVQAELPAGSDVQLRVAVGSGIEKAASSLDWHDGDVLMVGSSRLAQPHRLFLGSVAAKMLRVVPVPMIVVPREAGDE; encoded by the coding sequence ATGCGTCTGATCGTGGGATACCAGGCAACACCGAGCGGCGCGGACGGAATCGCCCTGGGCGCAACGCTCGCGCGTTCGCTGCACGCATCGCTGGACATCGCTCTGGTGCTGCCGCAGGAGCGTCCGGTGCCGTCCAAAGCGCCGGTCGAGGCGGGGTACGACGACATCTTGATCGACCAGGCCACCGAATGGTTGGCCGAGGCACTGAAATTGGTGCCCGAGGATGTGCAGGCACGCGCGCACCTGTTGTTCGACGAGTCCTTCGCACAGGGCCTGCTCGACGCAGTCCGAGAATTCGATGCGTACATGATCGTCGTCGGTGCGGCCGGTGACGGTCTGCTCGGACGCCATTCGATCGGTACCGTCACCAGCGATCTGCTGCACGTGGCGCATGTGCCGCTCGCGCTGGCTCCGCGGGGGTATCGACATTCTCCGCCGCAGCGGATTCGGGAGATCACCTGCGCCATCGGAAATCGGCCGGGGGCAGCAGAACTCGTCGAGGCAGCCACCGACCTGTCCGTCACCGCAGAGTTGCCGCTGCGTCTGCTTTCCCTCGTGTCCGCCGAAGAGCAATCGACACGGGGACAGAGTGGTCTCGCCAAGGCCGAGGAAGTGCTGCGTACCGTGCAAGCGGAATTGCCCGCGGGATCGGACGTGCAGCTGAGGGTGGCGGTGGGCTCCGGCATCGAGAAGGCCGCTTCTTCGCTCGACTGGCACGACGGCGACGTGTTGATGGTGGGGTCGTCTCGACTCGCACAACCTCACCGTCTCTTCCTGGGATCGGTTGCCGCCAAGATGCTTCGGGTCGTTCCCGTTCCGATGATCGTTGTTCCGAGAGAGGCCGGCGATGAATGA
- a CDS encoding APC family permease: MNEHKVVDVESKGLSAGQLGLLASVVLGISTIAPAYALTASLGPTVTEVGVHLPAIFIVGFIPMLLVALGYRELNAAEPDSGTSFTWASKAFGPYVGWMGGWGLIAATIIVLSNLAGVAVDFFYLFLAQVTSNDSLADLTGNKLVNIVTCLVFMALAAWLCYRGMQETKRVQYTMLGFQLLVMAWFIVAAFVKVGAGDGAQDISFSLDWFDPFGIPSFSAFTAGLSLSIFMYWGWDVCLTVNEETSGSAKIPGRAALVTVFFIIVLYLLTAVATLLFAGTGDTGNGLQNPDTTDNVFAALAGPVMGPFAILLSLAVLSSSASSLQATFISPARTLLAMGHYQALPKRFASITTRFSTPGFATLVAGGASAGFYAVMRVVSDNVLTDTIAALGLMICFYYGITAFACVWYFREDLFTSTRNFFFKFLAPLLGGVGMAVVFVQTSVDAWDPEFGSGSSLFGIGMVFLIGVGIIVLGMVVMAVVALRKPEFFKGNILRRDTPSLIVED, translated from the coding sequence ATGAATGAGCACAAGGTAGTCGACGTCGAGTCCAAAGGCCTGTCCGCCGGCCAGCTCGGGTTGCTCGCCAGTGTGGTCCTGGGCATCTCGACCATCGCACCCGCGTACGCACTCACCGCGTCGCTCGGCCCGACGGTCACCGAGGTCGGGGTGCACCTGCCCGCGATCTTCATCGTCGGCTTCATCCCGATGTTGTTGGTGGCGTTGGGCTATCGAGAGCTCAACGCGGCCGAACCCGACAGTGGCACGTCGTTCACATGGGCGTCGAAGGCGTTCGGTCCGTACGTCGGCTGGATGGGTGGGTGGGGCCTGATCGCGGCCACCATCATCGTGCTCTCGAACCTGGCCGGAGTGGCCGTCGACTTCTTCTACCTCTTTCTCGCCCAGGTCACCAGCAACGACTCCTTGGCCGACCTGACCGGCAACAAGCTCGTCAACATCGTCACGTGCCTGGTGTTCATGGCATTGGCGGCGTGGCTCTGCTACCGCGGAATGCAGGAGACCAAGCGTGTGCAGTACACGATGCTCGGCTTCCAGCTGCTGGTGATGGCATGGTTCATCGTGGCGGCATTCGTCAAGGTCGGTGCGGGCGACGGGGCCCAGGACATCTCGTTCAGCCTCGACTGGTTCGACCCGTTCGGCATCCCGAGCTTCTCCGCCTTCACCGCCGGCCTGTCGCTGTCGATCTTCATGTACTGGGGCTGGGACGTCTGCCTGACGGTCAACGAGGAAACCTCCGGCAGCGCAAAGATTCCCGGCCGCGCAGCGCTGGTCACGGTGTTCTTCATCATCGTGCTCTACTTGCTCACCGCAGTGGCGACCCTGCTCTTCGCAGGCACCGGTGACACCGGAAACGGACTGCAGAATCCCGACACCACCGACAACGTGTTCGCCGCCCTCGCCGGGCCGGTGATGGGTCCCTTCGCGATCCTGCTGTCCCTGGCCGTGTTGAGCAGCTCCGCCAGTTCACTGCAGGCCACGTTCATCTCACCGGCCCGCACGTTGCTCGCGATGGGCCACTACCAGGCCCTACCGAAGCGGTTCGCCTCCATCACAACGAGATTCAGCACTCCGGGCTTCGCGACGCTCGTCGCAGGCGGCGCGTCCGCCGGCTTCTATGCCGTGATGCGGGTGGTGAGCGACAACGTTCTCACCGACACCATTGCCGCTCTGGGACTGATGATCTGCTTCTACTACGGCATCACCGCATTCGCCTGTGTCTGGTACTTCCGCGAGGACTTGTTCACCAGCACCCGGAACTTCTTCTTCAAGTTCTTGGCACCGCTACTCGGCGGGGTCGGGATGGCCGTGGTGTTCGTACAGACCTCGGTGGACGCCTGGGACCCCGAATTCGGCAGCGGCTCCTCGCTGTTCGGTATCGGGATGGTGTTCCTCATCGGCGTGGGCATCATCGTTCTCGGCATGGTCGTCATGGCGGTGGTAGCACTGCGCAAGCCGGAGTTCTTCAAGGGCAACATCCTCCGCCGCGATACTCCGTCACTGATAGTCGAAGACTGA
- a CDS encoding MerR family transcriptional regulator: MLRIGELASYVGVTTRTVRFYHQQGLLDEPQRDTSGYRLYDGEAVLRLSRVVALASAGVPLARVHELLDASQESLDLALVEIDADLSTRIERLEKDRDRLRLLRAGDALVLPDLIVGLIEHLRESGIDADVVDHYRDAWVLTYAVYRSRLDPWLEEFGAVMLRDPGYLALMVRSFRAAELEPEDPRIQELADDTVEWMVNAWDGGALEWSFERGLDDPRANALLEAQWADRPAWVRVGELIMQGLQERGVKDSRD, from the coding sequence ATGCTGCGCATCGGTGAGCTGGCTTCCTACGTGGGAGTGACGACCCGAACCGTCCGGTTCTACCACCAGCAGGGGCTGTTGGACGAGCCGCAACGCGACACCTCCGGTTACCGCCTCTACGACGGGGAGGCCGTCCTGCGGCTCTCACGCGTCGTTGCTCTTGCCTCGGCCGGTGTGCCGCTGGCACGCGTCCACGAGCTACTCGACGCCTCGCAGGAATCCCTCGACCTGGCCTTGGTCGAGATCGACGCCGATCTGAGCACCAGGATCGAACGTCTCGAGAAGGATCGCGACAGACTCAGGCTGCTGCGTGCAGGCGACGCGCTGGTTCTGCCCGATCTGATCGTCGGCTTGATCGAGCACCTGCGCGAATCGGGGATCGACGCCGACGTTGTCGATCACTATCGCGATGCCTGGGTGCTGACGTATGCCGTCTACCGGTCAAGGCTCGATCCCTGGCTGGAGGAATTCGGTGCCGTCATGCTCCGGGACCCGGGCTATCTGGCACTCATGGTGCGCTCCTTTCGGGCAGCCGAGCTCGAACCGGAGGATCCACGGATCCAGGAGCTCGCGGACGACACGGTCGAGTGGATGGTGAACGCCTGGGACGGTGGTGCCCTCGAGTGGTCGTTCGAGCGCGGTCTCGACGACCCGCGAGCCAACGCACTGCTCGAGGCTCAGTGGGCCGACCGGCCTGCCTGGGTGCGCGTCGGCGAGCTGATCATGCAAGGCCTGCAGGAGCGCGGCGTCAAGGATTCCCGAGACTGA
- a CDS encoding MFS transporter, which yields MNRIRLAVPLYIGGASLSLFGNSAITIVLPWLVLATTGSLSSAGLIAAAAGIAAVPATFAGGRLIDRFGARNVAVVSDLGSATAVFGLIVVSATVGLSVPWFVVLGVAGAVFDVPGMTARQAMLADVASISGTSVTAVAGFFQTGFSLAFLAGPALAGLLLSMFDPIEVVAVTAASSAAAAVLTALVPVVGQAFATGAAGSGSALDLIHRTPALRAMLLFAFLASLVTPPMISLLLPGHFNEIGEPGQLGLAMSAFAVGTLAGSALFAFSAARSRRATFVTGMAAMTIGIWLFAQLQGFWIVAAGMLVMGLGSGLFGPIWNVYVAEQVPADVRGRVLGWLNMSGLVAGPMGLGLMSVVLLGGDLALGAVVMGVGWTAVAAYAVLSPGARELTEPVPHSAGVDG from the coding sequence ATGAATCGCATCCGTCTTGCTGTCCCGCTGTACATCGGTGGCGCTTCGTTGTCGCTTTTCGGCAACTCGGCCATCACGATCGTCCTGCCCTGGTTGGTGCTGGCGACGACCGGAAGCCTGTCGTCGGCAGGTCTGATCGCTGCGGCAGCGGGCATCGCTGCGGTGCCGGCAACGTTCGCCGGTGGTCGGCTGATCGACAGATTCGGGGCACGCAACGTGGCCGTCGTCTCCGATCTCGGTAGCGCGACTGCGGTATTCGGCCTGATCGTGGTGAGTGCGACAGTGGGGTTGTCGGTGCCATGGTTCGTGGTGCTGGGAGTTGCGGGCGCTGTCTTCGATGTGCCGGGGATGACGGCTCGTCAGGCGATGCTCGCCGACGTCGCGTCGATCTCGGGGACGTCGGTCACGGCGGTGGCCGGGTTCTTTCAGACCGGCTTCTCGCTGGCGTTCCTGGCCGGGCCGGCTCTGGCGGGTCTGCTGTTGAGCATGTTCGATCCGATCGAGGTCGTTGCCGTCACCGCCGCCTCGTCGGCGGCCGCTGCGGTGCTGACGGCGTTGGTTCCGGTCGTGGGGCAGGCGTTCGCGACCGGCGCCGCCGGGTCGGGGAGTGCGCTGGACCTGATCCATCGCACGCCCGCGCTGCGCGCGATGCTGCTGTTCGCGTTCCTTGCGAGTCTGGTCACCCCGCCGATGATCAGCCTGCTCCTGCCCGGCCACTTCAACGAGATCGGCGAACCCGGTCAGCTGGGCCTGGCCATGTCGGCGTTCGCCGTCGGTACCTTGGCGGGATCGGCCTTGTTCGCCTTTTCGGCCGCCCGATCGCGACGGGCCACGTTCGTGACGGGAATGGCAGCGATGACGATCGGCATCTGGCTGTTCGCACAGCTGCAGGGGTTCTGGATCGTCGCGGCCGGGATGCTCGTGATGGGTCTCGGATCCGGGCTGTTCGGTCCGATCTGGAATGTCTACGTGGCCGAACAGGTCCCCGCAGATGTCCGGGGGCGCGTCCTCGGCTGGCTGAACATGAGCGGGCTCGTGGCGGGTCCGATGGGGCTGGGACTGATGTCGGTGGTGCTCCTCGGCGGTGATCTCGCTCTCGGGGCCGTCGTGATGGGAGTCGGGTGGACCGCCGTCGCCGCCTACGCCGTGTTGAGTCCGGGTGCGCGTGAACTGACCGAACCGGTGCCGCACTCTGCCGGAGTGGACGGTTGA
- a CDS encoding transposase: MTLRQGQDEHARRQRLSRIEDRPKQHVGAEGNPVGDLVRFDHEIVRRQVGLSWQRKSAERIHIHSRRAGFVTYSGTVEADHHQFVVGSQSAETYEPAVTGSVIEIGRNFVTVMTGVAYGPVTVTVELLTTDPGDPSAGAEWEIIEEATVKVSKPFRVVTLDGEIAHDFPVLPITKGLNTFRVSAQGRDVKPGLTVTEPTESYLVQVWKVTQPAALRRLHKSDTVWNDDITVHKVRSWWDPDPVADATLYIKYGYEYMANQVKQDAINWGGRPPTDKLNRAYASKQFAFHDRMLVDALARARAPKLRKIAAWAVRRSYTLAGIADIDWIRAGLEAFEKDTTLPAPFDDRHSMNVLDAFNSDTRIQLWITSESGEQTPTAAMVAMNALSDSSGDEPLAALFSALESLLKVQHRVDHPDLLSFQRKEYDYAGLISEVRREFFPKLAPADQYERWIGHTVDEILQAGAGQ, from the coding sequence TTGACGTTGCGTCAAGGTCAAGATGAACATGCCCGACGCCAGCGTCTGAGTCGAATCGAAGACCGTCCGAAACAGCATGTCGGTGCAGAAGGTAATCCCGTTGGCGATCTCGTAAGGTTTGATCATGAAATCGTGCGTCGACAGGTGGGACTATCGTGGCAGCGCAAATCCGCGGAACGTATCCACATCCATTCCCGGCGAGCCGGTTTCGTGACGTACTCCGGAACTGTCGAAGCCGACCATCACCAGTTCGTGGTCGGGTCACAATCCGCGGAGACCTACGAACCAGCTGTCACCGGCAGCGTCATCGAAATAGGACGGAATTTCGTCACTGTCATGACAGGTGTCGCGTACGGCCCGGTGACGGTGACGGTCGAACTACTCACCACCGACCCCGGGGACCCCAGCGCCGGAGCCGAGTGGGAGATCATCGAAGAAGCCACCGTCAAGGTGAGCAAGCCGTTCCGAGTCGTCACCCTCGATGGCGAGATTGCGCACGATTTTCCTGTGCTGCCGATTACGAAGGGTCTCAACACCTTTCGAGTCAGCGCGCAAGGTCGAGATGTGAAACCTGGCCTGACCGTCACCGAGCCCACCGAGTCGTACCTCGTCCAGGTCTGGAAGGTCACCCAGCCTGCCGCTCTGCGACGACTCCACAAGAGCGACACGGTGTGGAACGACGACATCACCGTCCACAAGGTCAGAAGCTGGTGGGACCCCGATCCCGTCGCAGACGCGACCCTGTACATCAAGTACGGCTACGAATACATGGCGAACCAAGTAAAACAGGACGCGATCAACTGGGGCGGGCGACCGCCCACCGACAAGCTCAACCGCGCCTACGCTTCCAAACAGTTCGCATTTCACGACAGGATGCTCGTCGACGCACTAGCGCGCGCCCGCGCACCGAAACTTCGCAAGATCGCGGCGTGGGCCGTGCGCCGGTCTTACACGCTGGCCGGTATCGCAGATATCGACTGGATTCGTGCCGGACTCGAGGCGTTCGAGAAGGACACCACGCTCCCAGCGCCGTTCGACGACCGGCACAGCATGAATGTGCTGGACGCCTTCAACTCAGACACTCGCATCCAGCTCTGGATCACATCGGAAAGCGGCGAACAGACCCCGACGGCGGCAATGGTAGCGATGAATGCTTTATCCGATTCCAGCGGGGACGAGCCGTTGGCGGCCCTGTTCTCCGCTCTGGAATCCTTGCTGAAGGTGCAGCACCGGGTCGATCACCCGGACCTGTTGTCATTCCAAAGGAAGGAGTACGACTATGCGGGACTCATCTCCGAAGTGCGTCGGGAGTTCTTTCCGAAACTGGCCCCCGCCGACCAATACGAACGTTGGATCGGCCACACGGTCGACGAAATCCTGCAAGCGGGTGCAGGGCAGTGA